The Watersipora subatra chromosome 7, tzWatSuba1.1, whole genome shotgun sequence genomic interval GTGATTAATGTGTTTGAGTGGATCGAATCTAAGGGAGAAGGCGGCGAGAGCAGGAGCGGGTTGGAGATTGTCCACACGAATAACCAGTTGTATACTGAGGAGGCGGAAGGTCTCCCCGAGGTTAACCTGCTTCTCTACAAAGATCATTACATGTGGATCAAGAGTATGTCAGCGTTAATGAGGAAGCAAACTGATCACAGAGGACATAGAAACTATACCTGCCTACGCTGCCTTCATCATTCTACTTGTGAGAGAACATTTAAGGACCACATCAAAGGGTGCCTAGCCACTCACGATGGTACTTGCGTCATCAAGATGCCCAAACCTGGCTCGGTCATGAAGTTtaagaacattaaaaatatggaaaaggcGCCTTACGCCGTCTACGCGGACTTTGAGTCTATTATAGACAAAAATACCAAAGTCTATACAGCGTGTGGCTACGGCGTAAACCTGGTGAACAGCTTAGGAAAGTCATTGAGGTTTGAGACTCACAGGGGTGAGGATTGCATGGAGAGATTCTTTGCAGAGCTGGATAGAATAGAAGAGTTGATAGATAGCATTCCAATCGCGAAAATAATAATCACTCCGGAGCAAGAGCGAGAATTTAAAACTGCGACAGAGTGCTACATGTGTGGGCGCGAGGCTACGGAAGAAGATTGTCTAGTTAGAGATCATGATCATGTCTCTGGGTCGTACAGAGGCCCCGCGCACAATAGCTGCAATCTCAAGCACAGACAGACAAAAAAGATTAATGTGATATTTCACAACTTCAAGGGGTATGACTCTCATTTAATTGTCAAGGCTTACGAGGGGGACAAGGGCATTGATGTTATAGCAAACACGGATGAAAAGTACATGTCAATGAGAATAGGTCGCTTTAAGTTTATGGACAGCCTCCAGCACCTCAATAGCTCATTGGCTACATTGGTGGAAGGCCTAGATGATCTACCGCACCTGAAACGAGAGTATCCAGAGCATGCCGGGCTACTTTCTAGGAAGGGTGTATATCCGTACGAGTACATGGATTCTCACGAGTGGTTTAAAGAACGACGACTGCCGGATAAAAAGTACTTTAGTTCATCGCTTGACAATTATGCCGGTATAAGTGATGAGGACTATCGGCATGCTCAAAAAGTGTGGAAGGAGCTGGGGTGTGAGACTTTGGGTGATTATCACGATCTTTATCTTAAGACGGATGTCTTGCTTTTGACTGATGTTTTTGAGAGCCATAGATCGACAGCCATGGATGTATATGGTCTCGATCCGTGTCACTACATCTCAGCACCCTCATTGTCATGGGATGCATtgcttaaaataacaaaacaagaaCTGGAGCTCATCAGTGATTTAGACATGTACAATTTTGTAGAGAGTGGTATAAGAGGTGGTGTGTCTACATGCGGAGGCTTACGATACGCCAAGGCCAACAATCCTTATGTGGAGGGGTATGATAAAAATAAACCAGCTACCTACCTGATGTACTTGGATGAGAATAACCTGTACGGGTGGGCCAAGTCGCAAAAGCTACCGACTGGTGGTTTCGAATGGGTGAAATCGAAAGGGCTGCCAGACATTAATGATGATGAAGGTTACATGGCGGAGGTAGATCTAGAATATCCAAACAAGCTCCACGACGAACACAATGATTATCCGCTGGCACCCGAATCAATGAAACCTGATCAGTGGTCAGAGTATATGCGCGATGTGGGAGAGCTTGACAAGCTTGAAGAGCCGTGCTATGCAAAAGTTCCTAAGCTGGTGCCAAACCTTCGAGATAAGCGCAAGTACGTCGTACATCACAGTATCTTAAAGTATTATTTGAAAAAGGGTCTGCGTTTGACTAAAGTACACCGAGCTCTCAAGTTTAAAGAAAGTGCATGGATGGAGCCGTACATTCGACTAAACACCGATCTTCGAAAGCAAGCTAAAACTGattttgaaaaagattttttcAAGCTCATGAACAATGCAGGACCTTTCGGGAAATCGATGGAGAATGTTCGCAAACGGATAGATGTAGAGTTGACTACTAAAATGAATCGCAAACAAAAGCTCATAAATAAGCCGCGATTCAAGTGTCAGAAAGAGTTTAATGAAAAGTTGACGGCCATTCTCATGAGCAAATCTACAGTGACCCTAAACAAACCTATTTACATCGGTCAGGCCATTTTAGATCTGTCCAAACTGCTCATGTACGAATTCTTTTACGATGACATACGACAGCGATACCCTGATGCTAGAATGATGTATACTGACACGGACAGCTTAGTGTTATTAATCGAGACAGAAGATTTTTATAAGGAAATGCCGCTCGAAAAGTATGATACGAGCAACTACCCTAAAGATCATCCGTGCTACAGTGAGAAAAACAAGAAAGTGATAGGTCTGCCCAAGGATGAAGGTGGTGGCAAACCGATAGCGGAATTTGTGGCTTTGCGAGCCAAGTCATACTGCGTAGAGGGTGAGGGTTGGGAACTGACAAAATGCAAAGGAGTGAAAAAGTGTATAACCGAAAACCTAAAGTTTGATACCTACACACAATGCCTGGATAGTGGAGATCCGGCTCCGAATGCAACCATGACGACACTCCAGTCCAAGCTACACGAGATAAAAAATTGGACATTCAGCAAAAAGACTCTGTCGGCCTTTGACGACAAACGCTATTACCTAGATTCAATAAATAGCTTGGCACACGGACATTACAGAATAAATGACATTAACAATGCCGCACTTCTTGAATAGGAAAGCAAAAGAAAGTTTAGATGAGTTGAGCCAAAGATGGATCAATGCGATGGAGTTGTTTGATCTCGTCCGACCCCCTGTGTATGACGAATATAAAGAGTCGACGGAAAGATATACAGTTCGAGGTAGACCCATACCTAGGTATGAGAATAGAATGCCACCAGAACTGTGCGTTAACTTACCCGAACTCAAAAAGCTGGCCAAGGCACAAGGTATACCCGGGTACAAAACGATGAAAAAGGCGGCTCTACAAGCCGCATTGTCATAATTTTATACGGTCgtataaaattacatcatgGAATAAGCTATACCCGCGATGACTATAGTGCCGCCAATTAACAATTTATTTCCTTCGTGAACGTTGCCCTCGGGCGGTGACAATTCTGTTGATGGCTTTACAGACGGGGCAGGTTTTGGTGAAAATAATTCTGTAGGAAATATAAATGGCTTTAAAGAAGGAGTTTATTTTAGTGTCGGTGCTGGAGGCTGCTTTAGTGGTGCAGGTTTCGGTGGCTGTTGTAGTGGCACAGGTTGCGCAGGTTTTGGCTGTTGCGCGAGTTTTGGTGCAGGTTGCGCAGGTTTTGGCTGTTGCGCAGGTTTTGGTGCAGGTTGCGCAGGTTTTGGCTGTTGCGCGGGTTTTGGTTTCGGTGGAGGTTTTATTCCTACGCTATCAAACGCTTgggctattttaattttatcgttaaatccTTTTACGCTTTGTCCTAAAGCGTTCAAGTTCAAGTCTGACGGTATCATGTACAGACCTTTGGCTATAACATAATTTGTTTGCCCGCGAGTTTTAGTGAGGGCGTCCTCAAAGTTTGATATAGAATCTTGGAGAGATTGCTTTTTCATGATCAAGTCATTGACCAGAACTAAAAATTCTTGTTGAGACTCGAGGGAGGAACCCGCTTGTCTAGCTTGCACCTGAGCTCCCAGTAAACAGTAGACGTAAGCTCTAATACTATCATTAAGTCTAACTATTCCGGGGGATGTGAATGACTTACTATGATCGGGCACTACCCTTTTGTAGTCAAATGGGTCTTGAGTTACCGAAACCATTTTAGTACCCACACTCGAATTCCACTCCGGAAACTGGTAATAAGTACCCCAACCATTGGCACCACTCCGATGCACATCCATATCCATCTTATCTTTACTGCTTGATGGATATTTTGGATACGGTTTGTGATGCCTGCCTAGATCGGCCATCTGTTTTTCTAAAGAACCTACTTTACTACCACCGTCTTGTATGATAAATCCGAGACCTCTGGCTGGTTGATCAATCTCAGAAATATCTTTAGCGGTTACTCTAAACTCATTGAGCAATTTGCAGTACTCGGTTTTGTTGTAAGGATTGTTGTACGGATCAAAATCTCGATCTCCGGGATTTCTTATCTCCATTTGCGCCAACATCTTTTTAGTTTGGTACATAACgtgaaagtttaaaatagcTTTTGTAAGAGGTAGACCTCGTGTCAGCTGATCTTTACTCACACCGCACAAAGCAGTCGCACAGTATAAAGCAAACTTATATTgctgaaaataatataacatgggGTCATCATACCATCGATTGACATCATCAAAGCTTTTTACCACTACCGGTGCTGGTGAGATATCGACAAACTTTTTGACAAAGCTATACGATATTTTGTTATGTTCGTCTATCGCTACGACGACAGTTAAGTTGTAAAAATCTATGGGATAACCGCTAGATAGTTGTTcagtcatttattaataaatgacctCTTTGACAATAAACAAAACCGGTCGCATTGAGCATGATCGATCCGTGAAGGCAACTGGTATTAGCCTTAAGACAATTAcgttatatttatctttttacaaTTTGACCGAGGTGACCAGTTACACGTACAACGGTAGAACGACTACTATTCAGCCGGGGTATTACACGTATGAGCAGCTCCTTTCCAAATTACCAGGCTCATTTAAagttcatcaaaacactttaaaggTTAGTACTGACGCGACGATTACGGGTGGACTAGCCAAACTGATAGAGAATGAATATTTATATCTGACCCCATtgtgtttgtatttatacatcGATGGAATAGACACGTCTAAAAATTTATGGAACGGTAAACGATCAAATCTCCTTTCAATTATTCCCATAGGCAGAACTGATATGGGGAAAACAATACAACACCATCCTACTAATAATTACAAATCCATGCTCATTGGCGAGCTCAACAGCTTAAACGTGTCAATATCCGATGAACGAGGTAATGCCTATCTTGGCAAGTTTGTTGCTGAGATTGAGTTGTCgtataataaatgtatggcagatcAAAATCAAAATCCGTGACTGTGCATCAAGTCAGGCTAAAGCGGATAAGTGTTTCTGATAAAAAAGCCTTGTTTCAGATAGTTATTCCTCGAGGTGGAAATATCAAAGATATTATTCTCTACTGGCCATACTCATCCGTTGTGAGGTTAGATGTACAATTTTTTAATGACGAATCCGAAATTGTTACATATTCCGGGGTGTTAAGTAATAAACTACACGCGATCAATTTTCAGGTAGACGGAATTGTGACCTGTATTGTATCCTGTACTGATATATAAGAGCTTATAGTATTTTATGAGATATAATAAATGGCTAGTATCGCGATTATGGTAGTGGGAGCCGTCGTAAACTCTTTAGCGTTCGCCGGTGGAAATTATCTTTTTTCAAAGATTGATAAGAATGGAGCTCAGAAAGAAGCCAAGAGGCATAATGCGGCGTTAGAAAAGCTAAACGCTGAACAAGCGGATTACAACATCAAACGAGCCAAAAACCAAGATTGGCTAAACGAGCAAAATGCTCGAAAGCAGGAGGCTACCGATGAAATATACTCGGTAAACTCGGCCTTTGATACTTATGAAAAGCTCTACGGTGAAAAGCCTACACTACCTCACCCTGATTTAAAAGCGCCTTCTTTAGATTACACCCCTAGCtctgaacaaaaaaaatatGAGCGAGTTTTTGTAGCCGCTGCCACGGCTGCGGGTGTAGGAGGTTTTGCGCTAATCCAATAAGGTaacaatctttgcaatctttgcaatcttcgCAAACCTCAACAatctttgtaaaaatctttgcaatcttCGCAAACCTCAACAatctttgtaaaaatctttgcaatcttcgcaatctttgcaatctttgtaaaaatctttgcaatcttcgcaatctttgcaatctttgcaatcttcgCAAACCTCAACAatctttgtaaaaatctttgcaatcttCGCAAACCtcaacaatctttgtaacaatctttgcaacaatcttcgcaaacctcaacaatctttgtaaaaaatttttgcaATCTTCGCAATCTTTGTAATCTTTGTAATCTTTGTAATCTTTGTAATCTTTGtaatctttgcaatctttgtaacaatttttgcaatctttgcaatctttgtaaaaatctttgtaacaattttttatggCATCATAAAAGATTTATCTGTGCTTATTTATTTCATACGCTAACAAAGTTAATGCCGCGGCGATGATTATCCACAAGTTGCTTTCGAGATAATCTACAGCATTTTCCATCATGTGCCAAAATGCTTGTACTGCGCCGGAAGTGTTTAGATATCTGTCATGAAAGTACGCGGCCAAGTCTTCCAGATTTTTCTTGATAATTTTGCCAATGCCGCTTTCGATAATATCCTTCGGATCGGTAGATTTAGGAATAAGATCTTTTACCGCATCAGATCCCAATGCATTCGCTACCGCTTCGAATATGGCCGTTAAAATTCCTCCAGCGGCTAACCCACCACCAATGCCTAAAATTAGGTTGCGCTGCTTTCGCATCTTTGCTGTATTATCCGAAAGGTCTCCTTTTAGATCACTGATTAAACCGTTTTGCGCATCCAACTCTTCTTTTAGTTGTTGCAACTTTGCGAGTTCATTAGGAGATTTGTCCTCTTTAGCATCAAGTTGTTGTATCTGCTCTGTCAGGTTCGCAGATTTTGACACAGCCACTGATATTTGTCCTTCTATAGTTTGAAATCTCTGATCAATAGCTACTAACTCTCGTTCCGGTAACCTTCCCTCTATATCACTCATTTCAAGTTCTTCGCGATAATTAAACTCTGATGTTTTTCTGTTACTTTTGAGCCGATCTATGAAATTTTTTGCTCGGTCTTTCACCGTATCTCCCTGTTTAGATAGCCATGACTTGAAGTCAGTCAAATTGCCTTGATCCGCATCCACTTCTTCATCCACCAGAGCGATGGTTCTAGCATTGGCTTTTTCTACTCTTTTCGTGTATTCATCTTTGTTCAAGCCAAAAAGTCCTTGATATTCCACGGTTGGGATCTTTGGATTCTTGACAAAAAACTCAGGGTTACGCACATAAGTCAACATTTGCGAGCCTTTGCTCGTTTTTACCGCTAGGCCACCGTCATCCATCAGAACAAACTTGGAATGATCTATACCAGAGTATATATCCAGCTTGGATAGTTTTACACCGATTGTATTTTGCGTGTGCGTGTCTACACCAGGCGTGTTAACGGGAGGATTAGGTACACTATCTATAGAAGAGGTGAGATAGCTATCAATTTCTTCTCGCGTAAAAAACCTTTTACTAACAAAGTCATCATAAGTACCTCCGCACCGCGAGTATTcgtcataaatatttatagccGCATTTATTCCATCAACATCTCGGGGTTTCACGACTTCAACAATAGCCGAAAACAATCATTTATCTACAACCCTACCTTTccccttttttaaaattatttcatcaatgctgGGCAAGTCAGCTTGAGCGAGCCAATTATTCGCCTTGGATATCGCATCATTTTGTTCATGAATGCGCTGCTCGGCAGTAAATGTGGGCTCAATAAATGATGGTTCTCCCGGGATTTCATCGACATCGGGGTTAAAGTCTTTACCTTCCAAatccatatttatttattataataaatgtatacagGAGAATTAAACCATAACCTGTCCGCGAGAGACAGGCAGGGTCTAAAAGAGCACAAGATGCGCGCGCGAGTCGTGCACAATCCATCTACAGCGAGTCCTAGCGATGAGCTAGTAATTAAAATGCCCCAGCTAACGCCCAATACAGTTCTTTACCCCAAATCGCTTAATCTAACCTACAATTTCAAACTAGCCAGCGATGGAACTGAAGCGGACATTCCCGATCACCTTACATCGGCGATCGTAGAAAAGTTTAAGATGACCATAAATGGTCAAACTATATCCGACATATCCAACTACGCTCATCTAGCGATATATAGAGAGTTTTGGCATTCGAAGCAAAATTATACTTACGATCTTACGCATAGAGGTATTCAGTCTACAGCGACTAAAAAGAAACGACATTCAATAAATGGCGCGGCTGAAGACATTCTCGCAAAGATTCACGGTGAGAGATATTCTTTTCACCTAAGATCATTTTTGACTTACGCCGCCTTTACTCCGCAGGCGATCCAAAACAATGTAGAGTTTCATATCAAATTCGCCGCGGGTAAGTATACGCTGACCAACCTCTGCTTAGAATATGACTACATTTTAGAACCCAGTTTGGCTGAaggtattaaacaaaaatattctaatcATAGTCACATTATCAACGATTACAAATCTCACATGACCAAGGATATACAAAAAGAAGAGTCCGAGtttgaaataaacataaacGCGAGCTATGAAAGTCTTCGAGCGATCGTGGTGTTTTTCAAGAAGGATAACTCTGTTGACACTACATTTTGGAATCCGATGCTAAAAGATGTCGGACTAGATATAGACGGCGCAACAAACCAGCAATTTACATCAAATTACTTAGGTCCCTACTCGTATGAGAACGCGGTCAAGTACTTTGGTGATGGAGGAGAAGCGTTCATCAACCAAGAAAAATTTTACACAGACAAGTTTTGTTTAATTATAGATATGAGGACTTTGAATGATGAAAGTTCGAGTGGGACGGGTCGACAGATCAAAGACTATGTCAAGCTTAAGCTATCAAAAGATGTAACGCAAGACGATGGCAAAGCGTTTGTATTTCTAGTGACTGACAAAcgtgtattttttgtaaataaccaACTGAGTAATATCGAACAATAAATGGACAATTTACTTCCAAAGCATCCGCACAACGCAATCATTTGCGGACGAACAAACACGGGTAAGACTTATCACGCGCTAAATTTAATTGAAAGGTATTACCTTCATGATTTTGATCACATTTTTATCATCTGTCCCATATTCCATGACAACAAGACTTACAATCGTCCTTGGCTGAATAGGTGCACAGTTTTGTGCAACGGTAACTTGGTTGACAACCTAGAAAGCCTGATCAAGCGACACTCCAAAGGCGGCCAACTGTCAGGTAAAAAGTCGCTAATCATCATTGACGACTGCAGCGCGGAAAAAGACCTCAACAAACACCGTACATCACTCAGCAAGATCGCTTTTAGCGGGCGCCATGCCAACCTAACCACTTGGTTCATAACGCAGCGCTATGTTTCGGCTCCCAAAGATTTTAGAGAAAATATTCATTGGGTCTTGGTAACCAAAAACACTTGTAAAAAGTCTTTTGAGACTCTTACCAGCGAGAAAAACATTATCCCGTCAAAGCGCCACGCTGAAATAAAGGCTGGACTAGTAAATACTTTTATGCTGTTTGTCAACACTGACCTTGGACAGTATTTGATCCTTAGCAAATGATTGAACAAATATTCTACGCGACGGGTTCACTCTTCTTTTCTCTGGGAAGCTTTGTAATCATCAAGTGCTACCTGACATGGAAACGGTTGTATAATAAAATGGAACCAACAATTTCACTACCGGAGCAGGCTGAAGAGACATCAGTACATGATGCCAACTATCGAAAAAGGCTGGTAAAGGCACGCGTCAAGACAGAAGAAGACCTTGCCAAAATGTCAGAGAAtgaagttaaaaagttatatcTCAAACACGAGCAGAGCATCATTGACAACGTTGCCGGTAACGTATCCAAGGTGTTCGCCAAACTCTGGACAAAATCTGTGTCTAGAGTCGTGTCTGTAGATGAGGTGGAACTGGAAGCTGAACTAAACAAAGACGTCTTTGTCGAGGCATTCCTCAAAGAATATTTCCCGCCATTCTACTACGACTACGGAATGTATTTTGGCCCCTTTCTCAGTACTGCTCACTACTGCCAACCACATTGACTACAAGTGGGTAGGAAATTCTCTAGAAATAAATGACAACGGTCAAGAAGAACCCCAAGAGGATGACGCCGATGCAGACTCCTCTAGAACCTCTGAGTGACATTAACGATGAGCTCTCCGCGATAACCCAGCAAACTGAACATCCCGAAGAAACTGAACATCCCAAAGAAACTGAACACGCGTGGATAACCGTCGGTCTCGGTATAGCTCTACTGTTGATAGGTTGGCAATGGTACACAAAGCCACTAGCACTAACGTCTACACCAACTCCCACACCAAAGCCTACACCAACGCCCGCTGTAAAAGCGAGAATATTCTAGTATAATAAATGGCGCAGATGAACAACACTCTCAAGGATATTGGTAACGCGCTGTACCAAGGCGCTTTGTTAGCTACAGGGTTAGTAGTCACTAGAAAAGCGGTTAAGGAACTGGGTTTCAAGGACAGACCCGTCGAAATGAAGGTCAAGAGTCTTGGCATGTTGTCCGCAGAAATTGCAACGGCTAGCTTTGTTCTGAAGAAACTACAGGACGCCGGACTGCCCgcaaacgtatttaaataaaaattttatactcGAGAAACTCTGGACAAAATCTGTGTCTAGAGTCGTGTCTGTAGATGAGGTGGAACTGGAAGCTGAACTAAACAAAGACGTCTTTGTCGAGGCATTCCTCAAAGAATATTTCCCGCCATTCTACTACGACTACGGAATGTATTTGGCCCCTTTCTCAGTACTGCTC includes:
- the LOC137400388 gene encoding uncharacterized protein — protein: MENVKNLYGKGNKSWLRQDAKRSGVKGYSQMSKAELAYHAGNQSKVIGKTSKGIPILLDGTYKKPHPDDALRNVRNLYRDSTSSQMREEAKRMGFGNTAKLRKAELKDIVDGKKRLTVDDLSLKDLKSLARARDITVGPRVKKADLVDALRGVDRAPRVEIRTTFVDEVTNKSTIDVSSYQSANIDFVWNHAKPVIIGRINDAFNRTKKLRVGAEVAFSHLERGTIITRFWGTPREGAVPILASTNLDEELNRQLANIIRKIDEFTNNGSGWILERVSRFYLKIYRWKPLRGGTYKPTPKALANKNAIININNGGAKSMAEIKRIAKSMDIAFTTKTKKSALVKKVKDINPEAVDNKCFLWAVLSCLHPPNDNAGRLSKYIPYKNALKTKMLKYPVTVSEDQIQRFAYKNKLVINVFEWIESKGEGGESRSGLEIVHTNNQLYTEEAEGLPEVNLLLYKDHYMWIKSMSALMRKQTDHRGHRNYTCLRCLHHSTCERTFKDHIKGCLATHDGTCVIKMPKPGSVMKFKNIKNMEKAPYAVYADFESIIDKNTKVYTACGYGVNLVNSLGKSLRFETHRGEDCMERFFAELDRIEELIDSIPIAKIIITPEQEREFKTATECYMCGREATEEDCLVRDHDHVSGSYRGPAHNSCNLKHRQTKKINVIFHNFKGYDSHLIVKAYEGDKGIDVIANTDEKYMSMRIGRFKFMDSLQHLNSSLATLVEGLDDLPHLKREYPEHAGLLSRKGVYPYEYMDSHEWFKERRLPDKKYFSSSLDNYAGISDEDYRHAQKVWKELGCETLGDYHDLYLKTDVLLLTDVFESHRSTAMDVYGLDPCHYISAPSLSWDALLKITKQELELISDLDMYNFVESGIRGGVSTCGGLRYAKANNPYVEGYDKNKPATYLMYLDENNLYGWAKSQKLPTGGFEWVKSKGLPDINDDEGYMAEVDLEYPNKLHDEHNDYPLAPESMKPDQWSEYMRDVGELDKLEEPCYAKVPKLVPNLRDKRKYVVHHSILKYYLKKGLRLTKVHRALKFKESAWMEPYIRLNTDLRKQAKTDFEKDFFKLMNNAGPFGKSMENVRKRIDVELTTKMNRKQKLINKPRFKCQKEFNEKLTAILMSKSTVTLNKPIYIGQAILDLSKLLMYEFFYDDIRQRYPDARMMYTDTDSLVLLIETEDFYKEMPLEKYDTSNYPKDHPCYSEKNKKVIGLPKDEGGGKPIAEFVALRAKSYCVEGEGWELTKCKGVKKCITENLKFDTYTQCLDSGDPAPNATMTTLQSKLHEIKNWTFSKKTLSAFDDKRYYLDSINSLAHGHYRINDINNAALLE